A window of Deltaproteobacteria bacterium genomic DNA:
GTTTTCACAAATTGAGTCCCGCCTCTTGCAACTTAGGCTGGGAGAACGCTATAAGGCCTGGAAAGAGGACATCCTGGCGCAGTCGCAGATCCAAATCGTGGAAGATGCGCTGGAAAAGATAAAACCGTGAAAAAATATCCAATCCGCCTGAGGCGGATCACATGCCTGATTGTCCTGTTTCTCTGCCTGATCGGCCGAGGGGGCTTATCCGCCCAGCAGGTTGTCGACCAGATCGTGGCCAAGGTGAACGATGTGGTGATCACCCAGTCCGATATCGCGGAGGAGATGAAAAAATCAAAAGCCGGGCAGACCGAGGTGCTGAACCGTCTGATCAACGATGCCCTGCTTGCACAGGAAATTGAAAAACAGAATATCGATGTGACTGACTCCCAAGTGGATCAGGCCATGCAGTCGATGGCCGGCCAAAACCGTTCGACTGTCGACGAGCTGAAGGCGGAGCTGGCCCGAAGGGGGATTGGGGAGTCCGCGTACAAGAATGAGCTCCGCGAAAAACTCAAGCGCGACGAGTTTTTGAAAAAAACCATTTATCCCCGCATTCGCGTCAGCGACTACGACCTGGAGGAGTACTACCGGAACCATCCGTCCGAGTTTCAGGGTTTTTCCAAAATCCGTTTTCTGGAACTTCTTCTCACCCCCGACTCCGCCCCGCCGGGAACCGATTTGCAGGCGTTGGCCGGTGATATTGTCGGGCAGTTGCGCCGCGGCGCCCCCTTTTCCTCCCTGGTTCAAAAATATTCCCGCGGCGCCTTTGCCGGCAAAGGGGGGGACTCCGGCATTGTCGATACGGGCGAAATGCGCCCCGATCTGCTGAATCTTCTCACCATGCTGGAACCAAACAGGATTTCCGACCCCATCCCGACGCCCAGCGGCATTTTTATCTTCAAGGTGATTGATCGCCTCGACCCCAAACCGCGCTCCTTCAACGAGGTGAAGGAGTGGGTGCGCAACCGGGTGATTCAGGAACGGATCGGCGAGGAGGTGGAGCGCTACCTGATGGAAATCCGCGCCCGGT
This region includes:
- a CDS encoding peptidyl-prolyl cis-trans isomerase, translated to MKKYPIRLRRITCLIVLFLCLIGRGGLSAQQVVDQIVAKVNDVVITQSDIAEEMKKSKAGQTEVLNRLINDALLAQEIEKQNIDVTDSQVDQAMQSMAGQNRSTVDELKAELARRGIGESAYKNELREKLKRDEFLKKTIYPRIRVSDYDLEEYYRNHPSEFQGFSKIRFLELLLTPDSAPPGTDLQALAGDIVGQLRRGAPFSSLVQKYSRGAFAGKGGDSGIVDTGEMRPDLLNLLTMLEPNRISDPIPTPSGIFIFKVIDRLDPKPRSFNEVKEWVRNRVIQERIGEEVERYLMEIRARSFVEIKDS